A genomic window from Salvia miltiorrhiza cultivar Shanhuang (shh) chromosome 5, IMPLAD_Smil_shh, whole genome shotgun sequence includes:
- the LOC130986475 gene encoding uncharacterized protein LOC130986475 — protein MASTSFLQTFDPFSKTRPTIKYSSLSSNSKSRRGVAGVRVRAMRREAHNHESRGRVVDENMIVLRKRIHEMKMMEADCELPREWMEWERRVYVSYDAIICDAMGHLQSYLMETRPSFALAMLVLLALSVPTSTALLIYNFLAFGNAVFSGIHLG, from the coding sequence ATGGCATCGACTTCATTCCTACAAACTTTTGACCCGTTTTCCAAGACCCGGCCAACAATAAAatattcgagcttgagctcgaacTCGAAGTCGAGGCGAGGCGTGGCGGGAGTGAGGGTCCGTGCGATGAGGAGAGAAGCCCACAACCACGAGTCGAGGGGGAGGGTGGTGGACGAGAACATGATCGTTTTGCGAAAGCGGATCCACGAGATGAAGATGATGGAGGCTGACTGCGAGCTGCCGAGAGAATGGATGGAGTGGGAGAGGCGGGTGTACGTGAGCTATGATGCGATCATCTGCGACGCGATGGGCCATCTGCAGTCTTATTTGATGGAGACCAGGCCCAGCTTCGCGCTTGCCATGCTTGTACTCCTCGCATTGAGCGTGCCTACCTCCACGGCTCTGCTCATCTACAATTTCCTCGCCTTTGGCAATGCTGTTTTCTCTGGGATTCATCTGGGCTAA